In a genomic window of Amycolatopsis japonica:
- a CDS encoding phytoene desaturase family protein, producing the protein MESYDAVIAGGGHNGLVAAAYLARAGRSVLVLERRDEVGGAAVSFRAFPGVDVRLSRYSYLVSLLPRKIIAELGLGLDLRRRRMSSYTPVGDGGLLVDTGDDGRTSASFSALTGSTKDFEAWQRFYAMTSQVAKRTFPTLTEPLVSREELRSGIEPGAWDALFERPISETLTGMFGDDTVRGVVLTDALIGTFAGAGDFRQNLCLLYHVIGNETGDWDVPVGGMGAVTGALASAASSAGARLVTGAEVLSIDPGGSVRYRLGDDEFVVRGGHVLANVAPRTLARLLGEEPPEAPEGAQLKVNMVLSRLPRLRDSSVDPREAFGGTFHVNEGYEQLAAAYAEAAAGRIPSLPPCEIYCHSLTDPSILGPTEQAAGVQTLTLFGLHMPARLFEGRNDAARDEALRATLSSLDSVLAEPIEDCVLRAPDGRLCVEAKTPLDLEAELGLPAGHIFHRDLSWPYAADADQVGRWGVETAHERVLVCGAGAVRGGGVSGIPGHNAAMAVLARS; encoded by the coding sequence ATGGAGTCCTACGATGCCGTGATCGCCGGCGGCGGGCACAACGGCCTGGTGGCGGCGGCGTACCTGGCCAGGGCCGGCCGCTCGGTGCTGGTGCTGGAACGGCGCGACGAGGTCGGCGGGGCGGCGGTCTCCTTCCGGGCGTTCCCCGGCGTCGACGTCCGGCTGTCGCGGTACTCGTATCTGGTGAGCCTGCTGCCCCGCAAGATCATCGCGGAACTCGGGCTCGGACTCGATCTCCGCCGCCGGCGGATGTCGTCGTACACGCCGGTCGGCGACGGCGGTCTCCTTGTCGACACGGGCGACGACGGCCGGACTTCGGCGTCGTTCTCCGCGCTCACCGGGTCCACAAAGGACTTCGAGGCGTGGCAACGGTTCTACGCGATGACGTCCCAGGTCGCGAAACGGACTTTCCCCACCCTGACCGAGCCACTGGTCTCCAGGGAGGAGCTGCGCTCGGGTATCGAGCCGGGGGCGTGGGACGCGTTGTTCGAACGGCCGATCTCGGAAACGCTCACCGGGATGTTCGGCGACGACACCGTCCGCGGCGTCGTCCTGACCGACGCGCTGATCGGCACTTTCGCCGGGGCCGGTGATTTCCGGCAGAACCTCTGTCTGCTCTACCACGTGATCGGCAACGAGACCGGCGACTGGGACGTGCCGGTGGGCGGGATGGGCGCGGTGACCGGGGCGCTCGCGTCGGCCGCGTCTTCCGCCGGGGCTCGGCTGGTGACCGGCGCCGAGGTGCTGTCGATCGACCCGGGTGGCTCAGTGCGCTATCGGCTCGGTGACGACGAGTTCGTGGTGCGTGGCGGCCACGTACTGGCGAACGTCGCGCCGCGGACGCTCGCGCGGCTGCTGGGGGAGGAGCCGCCGGAGGCGCCGGAAGGCGCGCAGCTCAAGGTGAACATGGTGCTCTCACGGCTGCCGCGGCTGCGAGATTCGAGTGTCGATCCGCGAGAGGCGTTCGGCGGGACGTTCCATGTCAACGAGGGCTACGAGCAGCTGGCGGCGGCCTACGCCGAGGCCGCCGCGGGCCGGATCCCGTCGCTGCCGCCGTGCGAGATCTACTGCCACTCGTTGACCGATCCGTCGATCCTCGGCCCCACCGAGCAGGCGGCCGGAGTCCAGACGCTCACGTTGTTCGGGCTTCACATGCCCGCCCGGCTCTTCGAGGGCCGCAACGACGCCGCGCGCGACGAGGCGTTGCGTGCGACTTTGTCCTCTTTGGACAGTGTACTGGCCGAGCCCATCGAGGACTGTGTGCTGCGCGCGCCGGACGGCCGGTTGTGCGTCGAGGCGAAGACGCCGCTGGATCTCGAAGCCGAACTGGGGCTGCCCGCGGGACACATCTTCCATCGGGATCTTTCGTGGCCTTATGCCGCGGATGCCGATCAGGTGGGTCGCTGGGGTGTGGAGACCGCGCATGAGCGGGTGCTGGTGTGCGGCGCCGGGGCCGTGCGGGGCGGCGGGGTCTCGGGTATCCCCGGGCACAACGCGGCCATGGCGGTGCTGGCCCGATCCTGA
- a CDS encoding trypsin-like serine protease, with protein MNRRKRLLGIATATLGCLSVLLPAPAAAADLPAVTPTDQAVVPSGPHTNSIGGTPASVTDYPFIIAGLREGGTRPQGQTCTGSVVAPRKILIAAHCKDAAGEKSFLYGLDDLNAGGGTRIGVVSYEKHPKYVNFDQGYDVAVVTTDADIPVPGGQYAKVATSADTDLNKPGKSGLGLGYGKKDFNDDTRNVELHKFTLPIVQGSNCNGVGAGFKEATMICSGYSDGHVTILPGDSGGPLVVDGKIVGVASWSRSDFKWYSVYGRLNNDMGDWVKQQIGEPQNPETFSLGVTPSSLKVEPGKYVSATVTSKPGKNGAEKVDLSASGLPQGATATFQPSSITSGESAKVSIEVPAGTAEKDYAVTISGKGATDTATTNLTLTVGAGGPQPGDLKVGLSPASGTAQPGFFSNVTVSATGGTGTITLSASGQGLPFAPFFNPKTISSGGSSTMQVVAPFQRGTYPVTVTATDSAGKSATATYTLTVQ; from the coding sequence GTGAACAGAAGAAAACGGCTACTGGGGATCGCCACGGCCACCCTCGGCTGCCTCTCGGTCCTCCTGCCCGCGCCGGCGGCCGCCGCGGACCTGCCCGCGGTCACCCCGACGGACCAAGCGGTCGTCCCCTCCGGACCGCATACGAACTCCATCGGCGGCACGCCGGCCTCGGTCACGGACTATCCGTTCATCATCGCGGGCCTGCGCGAAGGCGGGACGCGACCGCAGGGGCAGACCTGCACCGGCTCGGTCGTCGCGCCGCGCAAGATCCTGATCGCCGCGCACTGCAAGGACGCGGCCGGTGAGAAGTCCTTCCTCTACGGGCTCGACGACCTGAACGCCGGTGGCGGAACGCGGATCGGCGTCGTCAGTTATGAAAAGCACCCGAAGTACGTCAACTTCGACCAGGGCTACGACGTCGCGGTGGTCACCACGGACGCCGACATCCCGGTGCCCGGCGGCCAGTACGCGAAGGTCGCGACGTCGGCCGACACGGACTTGAACAAGCCGGGCAAGTCCGGTCTGGGTCTCGGCTACGGCAAGAAGGACTTCAACGACGACACCCGCAACGTCGAACTGCACAAGTTCACCCTGCCGATCGTGCAGGGCAGCAACTGCAACGGTGTCGGTGCCGGCTTCAAGGAAGCCACGATGATCTGCAGCGGCTACAGCGACGGCCACGTCACCATCCTGCCGGGCGACAGCGGCGGGCCGCTCGTGGTGGACGGCAAGATCGTCGGCGTCGCTTCGTGGAGCCGCAGCGACTTCAAGTGGTACAGCGTCTACGGCAGGCTCAACAACGACATGGGCGACTGGGTCAAGCAGCAGATCGGTGAGCCGCAGAACCCGGAGACGTTCTCGCTCGGGGTGACGCCGTCCTCGCTCAAGGTCGAGCCGGGCAAGTACGTTTCGGCCACGGTGACCAGCAAGCCGGGCAAGAACGGCGCGGAGAAGGTCGATCTCAGCGCTTCGGGGCTGCCGCAAGGCGCGACGGCGACGTTCCAGCCCTCGTCCATCACCTCGGGTGAGTCGGCGAAGGTGAGCATCGAGGTTCCCGCCGGGACGGCCGAAAAGGATTACGCGGTCACGATCTCGGGCAAGGGGGCCACCGACACCGCGACCACGAACCTGACACTGACCGTCGGCGCAGGCGGACCGCAGCCCGGCGACCTCAAGGTGGGCTTGAGCCCGGCCAGCGGGACGGCGCAACCCGGTTTCTTCAGCAACGTCACGGTTTCCGCCACCGGCGGCACGGGCACGATCACGCTGTCGGCGTCCGGGCAAGGACTGCCGTTCGCCCCGTTCTTCAACCCGAAGACGATCTCGAGCGGCGGCAGTTCGACCATGCAGGTGGTCGCGCCCTTCCAACGCGGCACGTATCCGGTGACCGTCACCGCGACGGACTCGGCGGGCAAGAGCGCCACCGCCACCTACACCCTCACCGTCCAGTAG
- the yaaA gene encoding peroxide stress protein YaaA, with protein sequence MLVLLPPSETKATGGTGGPLDLGALSFPELNPARAKLADALVELADDVPASVAALGITPRQTDEVARNAELWTSPTMPGLRRYTGVLYDALDVKSFTKATLAKAEKRLAVASALFGVVAATDPIPAYRLSGGNALPSLGTVRSVWKPVLEPVLQGIDGLVVDLRSGPYSALAKLRPDAVTVRVVTEDAKGNRTTVSHFNKAYKGRLAAELVKSRSEPSTVEQLMRVLSKAGLDVERTGDHSIELLTGDGPH encoded by the coding sequence GTGCTCGTGCTGCTCCCCCCTTCCGAAACCAAGGCCACCGGTGGCACCGGCGGCCCGCTGGACCTCGGCGCACTGTCGTTCCCGGAACTGAACCCGGCCCGCGCGAAGCTGGCCGACGCGCTGGTCGAACTGGCGGACGACGTCCCGGCCAGTGTCGCCGCGCTCGGCATCACGCCACGGCAGACCGACGAGGTCGCCCGCAACGCGGAGCTGTGGACCTCGCCCACGATGCCCGGGCTGCGCCGCTACACCGGGGTCCTCTACGACGCGCTCGACGTGAAGTCCTTCACCAAGGCGACGCTGGCGAAGGCCGAGAAGCGCCTAGCCGTGGCTTCGGCATTGTTCGGGGTGGTCGCGGCGACCGACCCGATCCCCGCGTACCGGCTTTCCGGCGGCAACGCGCTCCCGTCGCTGGGGACCGTCCGCAGCGTGTGGAAGCCGGTGCTCGAACCGGTGCTCCAGGGCATCGACGGTCTCGTCGTCGACCTGCGTTCCGGCCCCTACTCGGCACTGGCGAAGCTCCGCCCGGACGCGGTGACCGTCCGCGTCGTGACCGAGGACGCGAAGGGCAACCGGACCACGGTGAGTCACTTCAACAAGGCGTACAAGGGACGACTGGCCGCGGAGCTGGTGAAGTCCCGCAGCGAACCGTCCACTGTGGAGCAGTTGATGCGAGTGCTGTCGAAGGCGGGCCTCGACGTCGAACGCACCGGTGACCACAGTATCGAGCTGTTGACCGGCGACGGGCCGCATTAG
- a CDS encoding GNAT family N-acetyltransferase, translating to MSLTWRPLTMDDMPRLAETFAEAERVEPIEEHYSAEDLAEEIGTPTVDLPTASTSAWDGDTLVAYGLLRKRDAADPVHMMRVETLVHPAYRDEAIAAHLTGWFEEAGKKLHAKSHPDVPLELHGAANTKQRWLSEVLVGAGFGHARWFVDMRADLGSIPPAKPLPEEFPLVAYEEKYEALTLRSRNETFADHWGSTEQSPEAWRHLVVGAKDFQPDLSFLLLSPERDRVVAMVLSAFFASDEAATGVKDLYVSHVATDASLRGRGIAGALLGHTLVQAKAKGFQRASLNVDQDNSHRALGVYERVGFSEFQRWAGYVKPVPT from the coding sequence ATGAGCCTGACCTGGCGCCCGCTGACCATGGACGACATGCCGCGACTGGCCGAGACCTTCGCCGAGGCGGAGCGTGTCGAGCCGATCGAGGAGCACTACAGCGCGGAGGATCTCGCCGAAGAGATCGGTACGCCGACCGTCGACCTGCCGACCGCGTCCACGAGCGCTTGGGACGGCGACACGCTGGTCGCCTACGGTCTGCTCCGCAAGCGTGACGCGGCGGATCCGGTGCACATGATGCGGGTCGAGACGCTCGTCCATCCCGCTTATCGCGACGAAGCGATCGCCGCGCACCTCACCGGGTGGTTCGAGGAAGCGGGCAAGAAGCTCCACGCGAAGTCCCATCCGGACGTGCCGCTGGAACTGCACGGCGCGGCCAACACCAAGCAACGCTGGCTCTCCGAGGTACTCGTGGGCGCCGGGTTCGGGCACGCCCGCTGGTTCGTCGACATGCGGGCCGATCTCGGCTCGATCCCGCCGGCGAAGCCGCTGCCGGAAGAGTTCCCGCTCGTCGCGTACGAGGAGAAGTACGAGGCCCTCACGCTGCGGTCCCGCAACGAGACCTTCGCGGATCACTGGGGGAGCACCGAGCAGTCGCCGGAAGCGTGGCGGCATCTGGTGGTCGGCGCGAAGGATTTCCAGCCGGACCTGTCGTTCCTGCTGCTGAGCCCGGAGCGGGACAGGGTGGTCGCGATGGTGCTGAGCGCGTTCTTCGCCTCGGACGAGGCCGCCACGGGCGTGAAGGACCTGTACGTCAGCCACGTCGCGACCGACGCGAGCCTTCGCGGGCGCGGGATCGCGGGCGCGCTGCTCGGGCACACGCTCGTCCAGGCCAAGGCCAAGGGTTTTCAGCGGGCTTCGCTCAACGTCGACCAGGACAACAGTCACCGTGCTCTCGGGGTTTACGAGCGTGTCGGGTTCAGCGAGTTCCAGCGCTGGGCCGGGTATGTGAAACCTGTTCCGACCTGA
- a CDS encoding phosphotransferase family protein: MPVSARLGWHDLPSATRDAVERELGSMVRRSLWQTPEFDGGVSARLELERGHRWVFLKAIPAGSPRAGGYRTEAAIARRLPPEAPTPKLLSFVDGEWLVLAFADFDGTRPNLRPGSPDLSAVLATFGALGRTLTPCPLPDVPDALDDLGPLLRGWHELAKERPDDLDAWAVRNLDRLVQLETSWHPWSAGDTLLHNDIQPEYLVRTGPGRVLVTNWRYPARGAGWLDLVALVPYLLDAGHEPADVDRLLRRRPVLAGVPVWAVTAFGVALAGHAERACRLPEPPATTGVRAAQRRLAGAMREWLAYRTHWQ, from the coding sequence TTGCCGGTTTCCGCACGCCTCGGCTGGCACGACCTCCCCTCGGCGACGCGTGACGCCGTCGAGCGTGAGCTCGGGTCGATGGTCCGTCGTTCGTTGTGGCAGACCCCGGAATTCGACGGCGGTGTCTCGGCGCGGCTCGAACTCGAACGCGGTCATCGCTGGGTCTTCCTGAAGGCGATCCCGGCGGGCAGCCCGCGCGCGGGCGGCTACCGGACGGAGGCCGCCATCGCGCGACGGCTTCCCCCGGAGGCGCCCACGCCGAAGCTGTTGTCCTTTGTGGACGGTGAATGGCTGGTGCTCGCGTTCGCCGACTTCGACGGCACCAGGCCGAACCTGCGCCCGGGATCGCCGGACCTCTCGGCGGTACTGGCCACCTTCGGCGCGCTCGGGCGCACGCTCACGCCGTGCCCGCTGCCCGACGTGCCGGACGCGCTCGACGACCTCGGCCCGCTCCTGCGCGGCTGGCACGAACTCGCGAAGGAGCGCCCCGACGACCTCGACGCGTGGGCCGTCCGCAATCTCGACCGGCTCGTCCAGCTGGAGACGTCGTGGCATCCCTGGTCGGCCGGGGACACGTTGCTGCACAACGACATCCAGCCCGAATACTTGGTACGGACCGGGCCGGGCCGGGTGCTCGTCACCAACTGGCGCTACCCGGCGAGGGGCGCGGGCTGGCTCGATCTGGTCGCGCTCGTGCCGTACCTGCTCGATGCCGGGCACGAGCCCGCCGACGTCGACCGGCTGCTCCGGCGCCGCCCCGTGCTGGCCGGCGTCCCGGTCTGGGCGGTCACCGCTTTCGGCGTCGCACTGGCCGGGCACGCCGAACGTGCTTGCCGGTTACCGGAACCGCCCGCGACGACGGGGGTGCGCGCGGCGCAACGCCGCCTCGCGGGGGCGATGCGGGAGTGGCTCGCTTACCGGACCCACTGGCAGTAG
- a CDS encoding IS110 family RNA-guided transposase — protein sequence MAETRMTDQQHAVDLTGVTGGVDTHKDTHTAAAVDGLGRVLDTRVFPATTAGYTALLAWLGGFGTVTAVGVEGTGSYGAGLARHLAAEGVRVVEVNQPDRHTRRRKGKTDTQDAINAAHAVVSGRADATPKAGTGPAAAITALRAVLNSAVKSRTAALNQLDALIVTAPAALRESLTRLTGKALITACARLRPCSDLTSPATGTKTALRRLARRIQHLTTEITDAKADLTALTQQVLPATTTLFGVGPGTASQLLATAGDNPDRIDTEARFAHLCGTAPINASSGRTDRHRLNRGGDRHANAALYRIVIVRLRHCPRTRAYLERRTAEGIPKRHIIRCLKRYVAREIHKALTTDLANLTNTP from the coding sequence ATGGCAGAGACCAGGATGACCGATCAGCAGCATGCCGTCGACCTGACCGGGGTGACCGGCGGGGTCGATACCCATAAAGACACCCACACCGCGGCCGCGGTCGACGGGCTCGGCCGGGTGCTGGACACGCGTGTGTTTCCCGCTACCACCGCCGGCTACACCGCGCTGCTGGCCTGGCTGGGCGGGTTCGGCACGGTGACCGCGGTCGGGGTTGAGGGCACAGGCTCCTACGGCGCCGGGCTGGCCCGCCACCTGGCCGCCGAGGGTGTCCGGGTGGTGGAGGTCAACCAACCGGACCGGCATACCCGCCGCCGCAAAGGAAAGACCGACACCCAGGACGCGATCAACGCCGCCCACGCCGTGGTGTCAGGCCGCGCCGACGCGACCCCCAAGGCCGGGACCGGGCCCGCCGCGGCGATCACCGCCCTGCGCGCGGTGCTCAACAGTGCGGTCAAGTCCCGCACCGCGGCCCTCAACCAGCTCGACGCCCTGATCGTCACCGCCCCTGCCGCGCTGCGCGAATCTTTGACCCGGCTCACCGGAAAGGCCCTGATCACCGCCTGCGCCCGGCTACGGCCCTGCTCCGACCTCACCAGCCCCGCCACCGGCACCAAGACCGCGCTGCGCCGTCTCGCACGCCGCATCCAGCACCTCACCACCGAGATCACCGACGCCAAAGCCGACCTGACAGCACTGACCCAGCAAGTCCTGCCCGCCACCACCACCCTGTTCGGCGTCGGCCCCGGCACCGCCTCCCAACTCCTGGCCACCGCCGGGGACAACCCCGACCGGATCGACACCGAAGCCCGGTTCGCGCACCTCTGCGGCACCGCCCCCATCAACGCCAGCAGCGGCCGCACCGACCGCCACCGCCTCAACCGCGGCGGCGACCGCCACGCCAACGCCGCCCTCTACCGCATCGTCATCGTCCGCCTACGCCACTGCCCCCGCACCCGCGCCTACCTCGAACGCCGCACCGCCGAAGGCATTCCCAAACGCCACATCATCCGCTGCCTCAAACGCTACGTCGCCCGCGAAATCCACAAAGCCCTCACCACAGACCTAGCAAACCTCACCAACACCCCTTGA
- a CDS encoding 2-hydroxyacid dehydrogenase, with the protein MTERAILPWSDIELPEGLSARLYDGVGPLPDSGLDDVEVYVLPYDTGTEPMKLIDRLPSLKLVQSLSAGVEKLIPLVPAGVKLANGRGLHDLSVAEHALALIHASQRDLPRWFAQQATASWEREHTRSLADSRVLLVGYGSIGQAIERQLVAAEAIVTRVASTARPAERVHGVGELTELLPSADIVVLILPETPATMGLFGAAELAALPDDALVVNVGRGSAIDTSALTAETVSGRLRAALDVVDPEPLPAGHPLWSSPGVIITPHIAGGSASFYPRAKRLVAEQLRRYVAGDEPLNLVSG; encoded by the coding sequence ATGACGGAGCGAGCCATCCTGCCCTGGTCCGACATCGAGCTGCCCGAAGGGCTGAGCGCGCGGCTCTACGACGGCGTGGGCCCGCTGCCGGACTCGGGCCTCGATGACGTCGAGGTCTACGTGCTGCCGTACGACACCGGCACCGAGCCGATGAAGCTGATCGACCGGCTTCCTTCGCTGAAGCTCGTGCAGTCGTTGTCGGCCGGGGTGGAGAAGCTGATCCCGCTGGTGCCGGCGGGAGTGAAGCTGGCCAATGGCCGCGGCCTGCACGACCTCAGCGTGGCCGAGCACGCGCTGGCGCTGATCCACGCTTCGCAGCGGGATCTGCCGCGGTGGTTCGCGCAGCAGGCGACGGCGTCGTGGGAGCGCGAGCACACGCGCTCCCTGGCCGACAGCCGGGTGCTGCTGGTCGGGTACGGCTCGATCGGCCAGGCCATCGAGCGGCAGCTGGTCGCGGCCGAGGCGATCGTGACCAGGGTGGCGAGCACCGCCCGGCCCGCGGAGCGGGTGCACGGCGTCGGCGAACTGACCGAGCTGCTTCCATCCGCCGACATCGTGGTCCTGATCCTGCCCGAGACGCCCGCGACCATGGGCCTGTTCGGCGCTGCGGAACTCGCCGCGCTGCCGGACGACGCCCTGGTGGTGAACGTCGGGCGCGGCTCAGCGATCGACACCTCAGCGCTCACGGCCGAGACCGTCTCCGGGCGGTTGCGCGCAGCGCTCGACGTCGTCGATCCGGAACCGCTGCCCGCCGGGCATCCGCTGTGGAGTTCGCCGGGCGTGATCATCACGCCGCATATCGCGGGCGGGTCGGCGTCCTTCTACCCGCGCGCGAAACGGCTGGTCGCCGAGCAGTTGCGCCGGTACGTCGCCGGGGACGAGCCGCTGAACCTCGTGAGTGGCTAG
- a CDS encoding VOC family protein — MGIELGMITIDCADPRGLAAFWTKALEVEVDQDHGGEFLILHAKKENGPVFAFQRVPEERVGKNRVHVDFGTEDMEKEVERLIGLGAKKLDEHEMPGFAWTVLADPVGNEFCVATHEG, encoded by the coding sequence ATGGGTATCGAACTGGGCATGATCACGATCGACTGCGCGGATCCGCGCGGGCTCGCGGCGTTCTGGACGAAGGCGCTGGAGGTCGAGGTGGATCAGGACCACGGCGGCGAGTTCCTGATCCTGCACGCCAAGAAGGAGAACGGGCCGGTGTTCGCCTTCCAGCGCGTGCCGGAGGAGCGGGTGGGCAAGAACCGGGTCCACGTGGACTTCGGGACCGAAGACATGGAGAAGGAGGTGGAGCGTCTGATCGGACTGGGCGCGAAGAAGCTGGACGAGCACGAGATGCCGGGTTTCGCCTGGACGGTGCTGGCCGATCCCGTCGGCAACGAATTCTGCGTCGCGACCCACGAGGGCTGA